From the Carassius gibelio isolate Cgi1373 ecotype wild population from Czech Republic chromosome B25, carGib1.2-hapl.c, whole genome shotgun sequence genome, one window contains:
- the LOC128013717 gene encoding dysbindin domain-containing protein 1-like, with amino-acid sequence METHADSGAAEPLRDREFQKLLKSSSSASLTSEASHNASGEHVGTPSHHGSQVLIIEKRQPLSSVSSLEVHFDLLDLTELTDMSDQELGEVFADSDEENHTESPANRQQPPLPRFPHSGYVRSPSWTRGGKGEQQPRDRKHHSDSENTEPMLKIERSQSQQP; translated from the exons agcCACTTAGAGATCGAGAGTTCCAGAAGCTTCTGAAGTCCTCCAGCTCTGCCAGTCTCACCAGCGAGGCATCCCACAATGCCTCAGGAGAGCATGTCGGAACCCCGTCACATCATGGCAGCCAGGTGCTGATCATTGAAAAAAGAC AGCCTCTCAGCAGTGTGTCCTCTCTGGAGGTACACTTTGACCTCCTGGACCTGACGGAGCTCACAGACATGTCTGACCAGGAGCTGGGGGAGGTGTTTGCTGATTCAGATGAGGAGAATCACACAGAATCCCCAGCAA ATCGCCAGCAGCCACCATTACCTAGATTTCCACACAGCGGTTACGTCCGCTCTCCCTCCTGGACCCGCGGTGGAAAAGGGGAACAGCAGCCAAGAGATCGAAAGCACCACAGTGACTCCGAAAACACAGAGCCAATGTTGAAGATAGAGCGCTCTCAATCCCAGCAGCCTTGA